AGGGGCGCTGGCCGGGCGGAGGGAGCGCCGGGCAGTGGTGGCGACGGGGCCgcagggctccggggcggcggggcggcgctggccgggcggagggggcgccgggcggtggtggcgacggggccgcagggctccggggcggcgctggccggcggagggggcgccgggcggtggtggcgacggggccgcagggctccggggcggcggggtggtgcggcggcggggtggggcggcggcggtgctcgacgaCGGCGGTGCGGGCGCGGGCGCGAGTGAGATGGGGGCGcggggtgagagagaggggagagagaaggGGGTGGGGCTGGAGAGACAGAGAGCGTGCataggaggagggagacgacagttagctgggccctttctttgccgcccgccagcggacggcaaaggtctagagggcggacgacaaagactaggcagacggcaaagaagctgacttagccacgccgtgctCTATGGGGCCCAtctggctctttgtcgtctgccttctagctctttgccgtcagctggctgacagTAAAGAACCAACTGACGACAAATAAGCCTTTTTGCCAtcggccctttctttgccgtccgctttgtggaagctgacgacaaagagcctctttgccgtcagctggcagacgtcaaagacgtggcagacgacaaagaagtggattccagtagtgcaagaataaagttgtgtagtagacatcaccccctgCGTCCCTCTGTGCCGACCCATATGGGCAAAGGGACGCCTCCTAATTTACatttttttgcttttctgttttctattttatattttgcttcttgttttttcttttattttcatacTTCTTTAAATAATTCAAAGTTTCCAAAATCTTCCAATTTCTTTTTTTAAAATGTGAATTTTGtttttttgagaaatcataaaatattCATGAATACAAAAAAGTTTATGGTTTTGAAAaatgtttgagaaatcataaaatgttcatggttttaaaaaatgctcatgaatttgaaaaatgtttggggTTTCATATagtgttcatgaattaaaaaatgttcacaaaattcaaaaatgtttgtgaatttcaaaaactgtttgcaattgttttaaaaaaaatcatggattcaaaaaatgttcatgcattcaaTAAAATGTCATCAAAACAATGAAAGTTTTCATGTATTTCAAAAATTATTTCTGAATTTCAAGAAAATGTTTGcctattcaaaaaaatgttcaagagttccaaaaattgttcacaacATGCGCATGGGACTGACCCGCTTTTTTTTTAGATGAGACTGACCCGCTTTCTAATAGAGACATGACATAGTGTAAGCCTATTAGGACTTTTTGTGGAGTACAGCCCATTAAAATTTTATTAGGCAATGAGGCCTATTGTTCTTTTGAGAGCACTAGCAACCGCCCGGCCCAATCTGCTACCTCCTGGTCGCCTATAAATTCATAAACCCTAACGTCTTCCTGCTCCCTCCTTCGCCGCCGCCAGCCACGACCACCACCGGAGccggaggaagagaggaagggagAAGCCAACAGGTAACGATGGTGTCCGGCTCCGGTGTGTCCGCGCGTCGCGTGGTGGTGGATGCGCGCCACCACATGCTGGGTCGCCTTGCGTCGATCGTGGCCAAGGAGCTGCTCAACGGGCAGCGCGTAGTGGTTGTCCGGTGCGAGGAGATGTGCATCTCCGGCGGACTGGTCCGTCAGAAGATGAAGTACCTCCGCTTCCTCCGCAAGCGGATGAACACCAAGCCCTCGCACGGCCCCATCCACTTCCGCGCCCCCTCGCGCATTTTCTGGCGCACCGTGCGCGGCATGATCCCGCACAAGACGCCCCGCGGCGAGGCCGCGCTCGCCAGGCTCAAGGCTTTCGAGGGCGTCCCGCCGCCTTACGATCGCACCAAGCGTATGGTCATCCCCGACGCGCTCAAGTACGCGCCTTATCTTTCTTGCTTGCTCTCTAATGGCGGATTTAATTAGTTATGTGGTGATGATCTTTGTCTGACTTCTTGTTCGATAGGGTTCTGAGGCTGCAGCCGGGGCACAGGTTCTGTCTGCTCGGCGAGCTTTCCAAGGAGGTCGGATGGAACTACCATGAAACTATCAAGGTACGTTTTGTTACATCGACCACTCTGGTTGTCACCTCTGAACAAAAATGATGATGAC
This region of Triticum aestivum cultivar Chinese Spring chromosome 2D, IWGSC CS RefSeq v2.1, whole genome shotgun sequence genomic DNA includes:
- the LOC123052954 gene encoding 60S ribosomal protein L13a-4, which translates into the protein MVSGSGVSARRVVVDARHHMLGRLASIVAKELLNGQRVVVVRCEEMCISGGLVRQKMKYLRFLRKRMNTKPSHGPIHFRAPSRIFWRTVRGMIPHKTPRGEAALARLKAFEGVPPPYDRTKRMVIPDALKVLRLQPGHRFCLLGELSKEVGWNYHETIKELEEKRKEKAKLSYDRKKQLAKLRIKAENAAEEKLGSQLDILAPIKY